A single window of Gossypium hirsutum isolate 1008001.06 chromosome A10, Gossypium_hirsutum_v2.1, whole genome shotgun sequence DNA harbors:
- the LOC107896603 gene encoding uncharacterized protein, producing MLKNLALNSKPDRAIKTLAPPLWLHHTILLLSLNVLKFLWMTKSFVAIFFAILLFLATMEADGKRMTLEKEREPSNHQLGRKAGIGAKDDMDLTGEDGSDIELIASKNRLIDSRHHIYMNDTSPIPRKHP from the exons ATGCTAAAAAATCTAGCCCTAAATAGTAAGCCTGATAGGGCTATAAAAACCCTAGCCCCTCCTCTCTGGCTTCATCATACAATACTCCTTCTAAGTTTGAAT GTGTTAAAGTTTTTGTGGATGACGAAGAGCTTTGTAGCAATCTTTTTCGCCATCCTGCTGTTTTTGGCAACCATGGAAGCTGATGGAAAACGAATGACCCTGGAGAAGGAGCGTGAGCCAAGTAATCATCAGCTGGGTCGAAAGGCCGGCATCGGAGCTAAAGACGATATGGATCTAACGGGAGAAGATGGTTCTGATATAGAACTGATCGCTTCCAAGAATAGACTTATCGATTCACGTCACCATATCTACATGAACGATACCAGCCCTATCCCCCGCAAGCATCCGTGA